The proteins below come from a single Oenanthe melanoleuca isolate GR-GAL-2019-014 chromosome Z, OMel1.0, whole genome shotgun sequence genomic window:
- the MRPS36 gene encoding alpha-ketoglutarate dehydrogenase component 4: protein MGSKMAAATRAVQVVKPHTPLIKFPDRKSGPRPKIQESLQASTPSPLASKAQESVGGISPAFQNISPVSRVQGTPDTSELTRTLPQKYRRKQMSDEEIEYIQRGGPE, encoded by the exons ATGGGCAGCAAGATGGCGGCCGCCACCAGGGCGGTGCAG GTAGTCAAGCCACATACTCCGTTAATAAAGTTCCCAGACAGAAAAAGTGGTCCCAGACCTAAAA TACAGGAATCTCTACAAGCAAGTACGCCATCTCCTCTTGCTTCAAAAGCACAGGAATCTGTAGGAGGCATATCACCAgcctttcaaaatatttcacctGTTAGTAGAGTACAAGGTACACCAGACACTTCTGAATTAACAAGAACCTTACCtcagaaatacagaaggaaacaaatgtCAGATGAAGAGATTGAATATATTCAA CGTGGAGGTCCAGAATAA